One Ardenticatenales bacterium DNA segment encodes these proteins:
- a CDS encoding alpha-ketoacid dehydrogenase subunit beta yields the protein MNGAVTYTKTNGHAQETRTAPPRAAQTRTITYREAVREAIREAMLRDERVFLMGEDVGRYGGCFAVSKGLLQEFGPERIRDTPLSESAFTGAGIGAAMNGMRPIVEIMTVNFSLLAADQILNNAATLLHMSGGQFNVPVVIRMATGGSKQLAAQHSHSLEGWYAHIPGLRVVTPATIEDARGMLWSALQDPDPVLIFENSSLYNVKGELPAGDVVVDIDHARVRRAGQDLTLITYGIGLYKCLDAADRLAEQGIEVEVIDLRTLRPLDDETYLQSVAKTHRALIVDEGWRSGGISAELSARIMENAFYELDMPVARICGVEVPMPYPRHLEEVAVPRVDEIVRTAQHMVVG from the coding sequence ATGAACGGTGCAGTCACTTACACAAAGACCAATGGACACGCGCAAGAGACGCGCACCGCGCCCCCGCGCGCGGCGCAAACGCGCACGATCACCTACCGCGAAGCGGTGCGGGAGGCGATTCGGGAGGCGATGCTGCGGGACGAGCGCGTGTTTTTGATGGGGGAGGATGTGGGGCGTTATGGCGGCTGCTTTGCCGTGAGCAAAGGGCTGCTGCAAGAGTTTGGTCCGGAACGCATTCGAGACACACCGCTCTCCGAGTCAGCCTTCACGGGGGCGGGAATTGGCGCGGCCATGAACGGGATGCGCCCCATTGTGGAGATTATGACCGTCAATTTTAGCCTGTTGGCGGCGGACCAGATTTTGAACAACGCGGCTACCCTGCTCCATATGTCCGGCGGGCAGTTCAACGTGCCGGTGGTGATTCGCATGGCGACGGGGGGCAGCAAGCAGTTGGCGGCGCAGCATTCGCACAGTCTGGAAGGCTGGTATGCCCATATTCCGGGGCTGCGCGTGGTGACGCCGGCAACGATTGAGGATGCGCGGGGGATGTTGTGGTCGGCATTGCAAGACCCCGATCCGGTGCTGATCTTCGAGAACTCCTCGCTGTACAACGTGAAAGGGGAATTGCCGGCAGGCGACGTGGTGGTCGATATTGATCACGCCCGCGTGCGGCGCGCCGGACAGGACCTGACCCTGATCACGTATGGCATTGGCCTCTACAAGTGCCTGGATGCGGCGGACCGGCTGGCGGAGCAGGGCATTGAGGTGGAGGTTATTGATCTGCGCACGCTACGCCCGCTGGATGATGAAACGTATCTGCAATCGGTGGCGAAGACGCATCGTGCCTTGATTGTGGACGAGGGGTGGCGCAGCGGCGGCATTTCCGCGGAATTGAGCGCCCGGATCATGGAGAACGCTTTTTATGAGTTGGACATGCCGGTGGCGCGCATCTGCGGCGTGGAAGTGCCGATGCCCTATCCGCGCCATCTGGAAGAGGTGGCGGTTCCGCGGGTGGACGAGATTGTGCGGACCGCGCAGCACATGGTGGTGGGATAG
- the pdhA gene encoding pyruvate dehydrogenase (acetyl-transferring) E1 component subunit alpha has product MSTTPEAVPLVDRTHGQFLLREMLRIRRLEEKSAELYSSMKIRGFLHLYIGEEAVAVGVAQALSPADAIIATYREHGQALARGMSMEAILAEMYGKVEGCARGRGGSMHLFDKTLRFFGGNAIVGGGLPLAIGVALADKMQDRPNVTCCFFGDGAAAEGEFHESLNLAALWHLPVLFVCENNQYAMGTALRYSHAETNLSRKAAVYPMDATPVNGMDVLEVESMARQAVERIRAGQGPQFLECHTYRFRAHSMFDAELYREKEEVEMWKQRDPIERLAHHLRQHELLTDEEWREMAAQVEQELDAAVAFAEAGSWEPVSELTRFVYSDGRVA; this is encoded by the coding sequence ATGTCAACGACACCGGAGGCGGTCCCGCTGGTGGACCGCACCCATGGACAATTCTTGCTGCGAGAAATGCTGCGCATTCGTCGCCTGGAAGAGAAATCGGCGGAGTTGTACAGCAGCATGAAAATACGCGGATTCCTACACCTGTACATTGGCGAGGAAGCGGTCGCCGTGGGCGTCGCCCAGGCGCTTTCGCCCGCGGATGCGATCATCGCCACGTATCGGGAGCATGGGCAGGCATTGGCGCGCGGCATGAGCATGGAAGCCATCCTGGCGGAAATGTATGGGAAGGTGGAAGGCTGCGCGCGTGGGCGCGGCGGCTCAATGCACCTGTTCGACAAGACGCTGCGCTTCTTTGGCGGCAACGCCATTGTGGGCGGCGGGTTGCCGCTGGCCATTGGCGTGGCGCTGGCAGACAAGATGCAAGATCGGCCTAACGTTACCTGCTGCTTCTTTGGCGATGGCGCGGCGGCGGAAGGGGAGTTCCACGAGTCGCTCAACCTGGCGGCGTTGTGGCATCTGCCGGTGCTGTTTGTTTGCGAAAACAATCAGTACGCAATGGGCACGGCGCTGCGTTACTCCCACGCGGAAACCAACCTTTCGCGCAAGGCGGCTGTTTATCCCATGGATGCCACCCCCGTGAACGGCATGGACGTGCTGGAAGTGGAGTCCATGGCCAGGCAGGCCGTAGAACGCATCCGCGCGGGCCAGGGTCCGCAGTTTCTGGAATGTCACACCTATCGTTTTCGCGCGCACTCCATGTTCGACGCCGAATTGTATCGAGAGAAAGAAGAGGTGGAGATGTGGAAGCAGCGCGACCCCATTGAGCGGTTGGCGCATCATTTGCGGCAGCACGAACTGCTGACAGATGAGGAATGGCGCGAAATGGCGGCGCAGGTAGAACAGGAACTGGATGCCGCTGTCGCTTTTGCCGAGGCGGGGAGTTGGGAACCTGTTTCCGAACTGACGCGCTTCGTTTACTCTGATGGGAGGGTCGCATGA
- a CDS encoding acyl carrier protein: protein MTKQQVKETVFDLLSTIAPEADFGRLDPNVDLRQALDIDSFDFLNFLIGLDEAIGVEIPEADYGKLVSLNDLLDYLMAHL, encoded by the coding sequence GTGACAAAGCAACAAGTTAAGGAAACCGTTTTCGACCTATTGAGCACCATCGCACCAGAGGCGGACTTTGGTCGCCTGGACCCCAACGTGGACCTGCGCCAGGCACTGGACATTGACTCGTTCGATTTCCTCAATTTCCTTATTGGCCTGGATGAAGCCATCGGAGTGGAAATCCCGGAAGCTGACTATGGCAAGCTGGTATCCCTGAACGATTTGCTTGACTACCTGATGGCTCATCTGTGA
- a CDS encoding 2-oxo acid dehydrogenase subunit E2, with amino-acid sequence MAEFRMPSLGADMEAGTLVEWLVKPGDRVKRGDIIAIVETVKGVIEVEVYEDGVVTELLVTPGTEVPVGVPLALIGESAVAAPVATMPVSVAAMPAQSPPTRPSKAAGRNGHGERVRISPVARRLAEAMGVDLSTVRGTGPQGAISRADVEAAAAAMKPAPPTPPVSPPAPVEAAPVKVTPTMDAYAGMRRAIAAAMSRSNREIPHYYLETRMDMRQALAWLEAENSKRSIKERILPAVLLLKAVAKALTIVPDLNGYWRDDQLQPQEAIHIGFAIALRQGGLVTPALHHVDLKTLDELMADLRDLITRTRAGRLRSSELTDATITVTNLGDLGVEKVYGVIYPPQVALVGFGKVIEQTWVENGMLGIRPILTATLAGDHRATDGRVGGQFLDALNRALQEPLE; translated from the coding sequence ATGGCTGAATTTCGTATGCCCAGTCTGGGCGCGGATATGGAGGCGGGGACGCTGGTAGAGTGGTTGGTGAAGCCCGGTGACCGGGTGAAGCGGGGCGATATTATCGCTATCGTGGAGACGGTGAAGGGTGTGATTGAGGTGGAGGTGTATGAGGATGGGGTGGTGACGGAACTTCTGGTGACGCCGGGAACGGAAGTGCCGGTGGGTGTGCCGCTGGCGCTGATCGGGGAATCGGCGGTGGCGGCTCCGGTGGCGACGATGCCGGTGTCGGTTGCGGCAATGCCGGCACAATCCCCCCCTACACGCCCCTCCAAAGCAGCCGGACGCAATGGCCACGGCGAACGCGTTCGCATTTCGCCCGTGGCGCGCCGACTGGCGGAAGCGATGGGCGTGGACCTGAGCACTGTACGGGGCACGGGACCGCAGGGGGCCATCAGCCGCGCGGACGTGGAAGCCGCGGCAGCGGCAATGAAGCCTGCGCCGCCCACGCCCCCTGTTTCCCCGCCCGCACCGGTAGAAGCCGCGCCGGTAAAAGTAACGCCGACGATGGATGCGTATGCCGGCATGCGCCGCGCTATTGCCGCCGCCATGTCCCGCTCCAATCGAGAAATCCCCCACTACTACCTGGAAACCCGCATGGACATGCGCCAGGCATTGGCCTGGTTGGAGGCGGAAAATTCAAAGAGATCGATTAAGGAACGGATATTGCCGGCAGTTCTCCTGCTCAAAGCCGTCGCCAAAGCCCTCACCATCGTCCCCGACCTGAACGGATACTGGCGCGACGACCAGCTCCAGCCGCAAGAAGCGATCCACATCGGCTTCGCCATCGCCCTGCGCCAGGGCGGCCTGGTCACGCCCGCGCTGCATCACGTAGACCTGAAGACGCTGGACGAGTTGATGGCCGACCTGCGCGACCTGATCACGCGCACACGCGCCGGGCGGCTGCGCAGCTCCGAACTCACGGACGCCACCATCACCGTCACCAACCTGGGCGACCTGGGCGTGGAAAAAGTGTATGGCGTCATCTACCCACCGCAAGTGGCCCTCGTCGGCTTTGGCAAAGTAATCGAACAAACCTGGGTGGAAAACGGGATGCTGGGCATTCGCCCCATCCTCACCGCCACCCTGGCCGGCGACCACCGCGCCACGGATGGCCGCGTCGGCGGGCAATTCCTCGACGCGCTCAACCGCGCCTTGCAAGAACCGTTGGAGTAG